In the genome of Cronobacter malonaticus LMG 23826, one region contains:
- the accA gene encoding acetyl-CoA carboxylase carboxyl transferase subunit alpha — protein MSLNFLDFEQPIAELEAKIDSLTAVSRQDEKLDINIDEEVHRLREKSVELTRKIFADLGAWQIAQLARHPQRPYTLDYVRLAFDEFDELAGDRAYADDKAIVGGIARLDGRPVMIIGHQKGRETKEKIRRNFGMPAPEGYRKALRLMEMAERFNMPIITFIDTPGAYPGVGAEERGQSEAIARNLREMSRLKVPVICTVIGEGGSGGALAIGVGDKVNMLQYSTYSVISPEGCASILWKSADKAPLAAEAMGIIAPRLKELKLIDSVIPEPLGGAHRNPEAMAQSLKTQLLADLADLDVLSKDDLLNRRYQRLMSYGYA, from the coding sequence ATGAGTCTGAATTTCCTTGATTTTGAACAGCCGATTGCAGAGCTGGAAGCGAAAATCGATTCCCTGACTGCGGTTAGCCGTCAGGATGAGAAACTGGATATTAACATCGACGAAGAAGTGCATCGTCTGCGTGAAAAAAGCGTAGAACTGACTCGCAAAATCTTTGCCGATCTCGGCGCATGGCAGATTGCCCAGCTGGCGCGTCATCCACAGCGTCCGTACACCCTGGATTATGTCCGCCTGGCGTTTGACGAATTTGACGAACTGGCAGGCGATCGCGCTTACGCTGACGACAAAGCTATCGTCGGCGGCATCGCGCGTCTGGATGGACGTCCGGTGATGATCATCGGCCACCAGAAAGGCCGTGAAACCAAAGAGAAAATCCGTCGTAACTTTGGTATGCCCGCCCCGGAAGGTTACCGTAAGGCGCTGCGCCTGATGGAAATGGCTGAGCGTTTCAACATGCCAATCATCACTTTCATCGACACCCCGGGCGCATATCCGGGCGTGGGCGCGGAAGAGCGCGGTCAGTCTGAGGCTATCGCCCGCAACCTGCGTGAAATGTCTCGCCTGAAAGTGCCGGTTATCTGCACCGTTATCGGTGAAGGCGGCTCCGGCGGCGCGCTGGCTATCGGCGTTGGCGATAAAGTGAATATGCTGCAATACAGCACCTATTCCGTTATCTCACCAGAAGGCTGTGCCTCCATTCTCTGGAAAAGCGCCGATAAAGCGCCGCTCGCGGCGGAAGCGATGGGCATCATCGCGCCGCGCCTGAAAGAGCTGAAGCTTATCGACAGCGTGATCCCGGAACCGCTGGGTGGCGCGCACCGCAACCCGGAAGCCATGGCGCAGTCGTTGAAAACACAGCTGCTGGCAGACCTCGCCGATCTCGACGTGCTGAGCAAAGACGATCTGCTCAACCGCCGCTATCAGCGTCTGATGAGCTACGGTTACGCCTGA